From a single Miscanthus floridulus cultivar M001 chromosome 8, ASM1932011v1, whole genome shotgun sequence genomic region:
- the LOC136471112 gene encoding leucine-rich repeat receptor-like kinase protein THICK TASSEL DWARF1 has product MSHARMQHLDLGLNHFSGGIPEEYGDMNGLEFLGLDGNWLSGLVPPSLSRLRRVKRMYLGLLGHYNSFHGGIPPEFGELSALIQLEMSNCNLTGPFPPELGRLTQLELLSLFSNNLVGEIPAELGSLKNLTLLDLSFNQLTGEIPASFASLTRLKLLSLTGNKLQGVIPEFVGELPQLEIVHAWQNNLTGEIPANLGKNGMLLELDVTDNQLSGTIPSYLCAGRQLQFLFLMRNKLSGPIPEDLGNCKTLARVRLNNNFLSGSIPAGLLDLPMNDMLDLSNNLLSGELPTVIPSAGLRFLSVASNNLSGPVPPEIGHLKKLSLLNASANALTAGVPRQLSHCESLTVLDLSRNQLTGEILKEITSLKVLTMLNLSRNRISGELPVELGEMISLSKLDVSYNDLSGRVSLPQLQGVFAVSDKTDFEGNHGLCVEHITAASCPIPMSLQSSRRFKPRMLLWLVPTASALAVVVCLAIRWGRRAWRETAKRRPVTWKMTRFQNLELGMDDVLRCLREENVIGRGGAGTVYRCVTRDGTEVAVKRLPGPGRRDHGFRAEVTTLGGIRHRNVVRLLGFASSAEANLLLYEYMPMGSLGAVLHGDSGVLLLSWAARHRIANEAARALCYLHHECSPRILHRDVKCNNILLDSAMEAHVADFGLAKFLSRGASCSGGTRAVAAEESVSVVAGTYGYIAPEYAYTLRVDEKTDVYSFGVVLLELITGRRPLGDFGDEIDLVHWARSVVPRPTDTAAVLAVADPRLPPEPAGLISRLFRVSISCVRESSQARPTMREVVHVLSSFVVPPADPACSVSALPL; this is encoded by the exons ATGTCGCACGCAAGGATGCAGCACCTGGACCTTGGCTTGAACCACTTCTCAGGCGGTATACCCGAGGAGTACGGTGACATGAACGGGCTCGAGTTCCTCGGGCTCGACGGTAACTGGCTTTCCGGCCTTGTGCCGCCGTCACTCTCGAGGCTCAGGAGAGTGAAGAGGATGTATCTGGGCCTTCTGGGGCACTACAACTCGTTCCATGGTGGCATCCCGCCGGAGTTCGGCGAGCTTTCTGCCCTCATCCAGCTTGAAATGAGCAACTGCAATCTCACAGGACCTTTCCCGCCGGAGCTCGGCCGCCTCACTCAGCTCGAATTGCTCTCCTTATTCTCTAACAACTTGGTCGGCGAAATCCCGGCTGAACTCGGTAGCCTCAAGAACCTCACGCTCCTGGATCTCTCTTTCAACCAGCTTACCGGCGAGATACCGGCAAGCTTCGCCAGTCTAACTAGACTGAAACTACTCAGTCTAACAGGGAACAAACTCCAAGGCGTAATCCCGGAGTTCGTCGGGGAATTGCCTCAATTGGAAATCGTCCATGCATGGCAAAACAACCTTACCGGGGAGATCCCAGCCAACCTAGGCAAGAACGGCATGCTGCTGGAACTGGATGTCACGGACAACCAGCTCAGCGGCACCATACCGTCCTACCTCTGCGCCGGGAGGCAGCTTCAGTTTCTTTTCCTGATGCGGAACAAGCTTTCTGGGCCAATCCCTGAAGACCTCGGTAACTGCAAGACCCTTGCCAGAGTTCGCCTGAACAACAACTTCCTCAGTGGCTCCATTCCCGCTGGCCTTCTTGATCTCCCCATGAATGACATGTTGGACCTGAGCAACAATTTGCTCTCAGGAGAGCTCCCAACGGTGATTCCCAGTGCTGGGCTAAGGTTTTTGTCAGTTGCATCCAACAATCTATCCGGTCCCGTGCCGCCGGAGATCGGCCATCTCAAGAAGTTGTCCTTGCTCAACGCCAGTGCCAATGCGCTCACGGCCGGCGTTCCACGACAGCTCAGCCACTGCGAGTCGCTGACAGTGCTAGACCTCAGTCGCAACCAGCTCACCGGCGAGATACTGAAAGAGATCACAAGCTTGAAGGTTCTGACAATGCTGAACCTGTCGAGGAACAGAATCTCCGGTGAGCTTCCGGTGGAGCTCGGTGAGATGATCAGCCTCTCGAAGCTGGACGTGTCCTACAACGACCTCAGCGGCCGTGTCTCGCTGCCACAGCTTCAAGGGGTGTTCGCGGTTTCAGACAAGACAGACTTTGAAGGCAACCACGGCCTTTGTGTAGAGCACATCACTGCCGCTTCATGCCCCATCCCCATGTCGTTGCAGAGTTCACGGCGTTTCAAGCCGAGGATGTTGCTGTGGCTTGTGCCAACCGCCAGCGCCTTGGCGGTGGTCGTGTGCCTCGCAATAAGGTGGGGGCGCAGGGCGTGGCGGGAGACAGCGAAGCGGCGGCCTGTGACATGGAAGATGACACGGTTCCAGAACCTGGAGCTGGGAATGGACGACGTGCTCCGGTGCCTCAGGGAGGAGAACGTCATCGGAAGAGGAGGTGCCGGCACCGTGTACCGCTGCGTGACGCGGGACGGCACGGAGGTGGCCGTCAAGCGCCTGCCCGGCCCCGGCCGCCGTGACCACGGCTTCCGGGCCGAGGTGACCACGCTCGGTGGCATCCGGCACCGCAACGTCGTGCGGCTGCTCGGCTTCGCGTCCAGCGCGGAGGCCAACCTGCTCCTGTACGAGTACATGCCGATGGGGTCGCTGGGCGCGGTCCTGCACGGCGACAGCGGCGTGCTCCTCCTGAGCTGGGCCGCCAGGCACCGCATCGCCAACGAGGCGGCGCGCGCGCTATGCTACCTGCACCACGAGTGCTCGCCGAGGATCCTGCACCGCGACGTCAAGTGCAACAACATCCTGCTGGACTCGGCGATGGAGGCGCACGTCGCCGACTTCGGCCTCGCCAAGTTCCTCAGCCGCGGCGCGTCCTGCTCCGGCGGCAcgagggcggtggcggcggaggagTCCGTGTCGGTCGTCGCCGGCACGTACGGGTACATCGCTCCTG AGTACGCGTACACGCTGCGAGTGGACGAGAAGAcggacgtgtacagcttcggcgtgGTGCTGCTGGAACTCATCACGGGGCGCCGCCCGCTCGGCGACTTCGGCGACGAGATCGACCTCGTCCACTGGGCGCGGAGCGTCGTGCCGAGACCCACGGACACGGCGGCAGTCCTGGCCGTGGCTGACCCGCGGCTGCCGCCAGAGCCGGCCGGCCTGATCTCTCGCCTCTTCAGGGTGAGCATATCGTGCGTCCGAGAGAGCAGCCAGGCACGGCCCACCATGCGTGAGGTCGTGCACGTCCTCTCCAGCTTCGTCGTACCACCTGCGGATCCAGCCTGCTCAGTTTCTGCTCTTCCCCTGTAA